TGTAGGCTACCACTCCAGACACAGAAAACGCAGAGAAAAGAGAGAAAGAGAGAGTTTCATGAATCATTTAGGACTGCTATACTTAATTTCATTTTTAGCTATTTCCTCAATTCTAAAAAAAGCGGAATATATTGATATATTTTTACATCAAAACTCTGCTAATTCAATAAATATATAGCGAAAAATTATGATTTTAAGATTTTTTCTTTTTATACGATTAGAATCTAAATTAAAAAATAGTATAATTTTTTTTTAAACAAGTAGAATTTGATATTCGTTGCGAGTGGGGAGAACAAGGCATAATTAATCTTGCTCCAACAAGTGATGTAGTAATTGTAGTCGATGTTCTCTCTTTCTCCACCTGTGTTGAAATTGCAAATAATAATGGTGCGATAATATTTCCATCTCAATGGAAAAACCGTTCAGCATTAGATTATGCATTATCTGTAAATGCACAACTAGCTAGTCATGAGCGGATCGCCAATGGTTACTCACTATCACCTTTCTCGTTAGTGAATGTTTTTGCAAATACTCGACTTGTTTTGCCCTCGCCGAATGGTGCTACTTTCACTTTAGCTGTGCAACAGCAAGCACAAGTTTTAACAGGTTGTTTGAGGAACTGTGAAGCTGTAGCAAACTTCGCTCAGAAACATGGAAAGGGAATTTCTGTTATTCCCGCTGGCAAAAGATGGAATGATGGAAGTTTACGAATAGCTGTAGAAGATATGATGAGTGCTGGTGCAATTGTTAACTACCTGCAAGGAAGATTTTCCGCTGAAGTCAAAGCCACTTTAGCAGTTTTCAGAGTATAAAAGACAATCTAATTTCAAGTTTAGAAAGCTGTATTTCTGGTAAAGAATTAATTGCTAGAGGGTTTGCTCAAAATGTAAAGCTATTAGCTACCTATAATGTTAGCGAATATGTTCCTATATTTAATCAAAACGCATATACCCAAGTTACACACTCTATTAGTTGAACATGATAGAAGTTGCTCAGCTATTTTATAGGGTAACAAATACACAGCTTCTGCTTTTGCAAACTATGTTACTGTAGCTTAAACATACACAAAGAATTTTCTAGACGCAATCATCTTCATTAAAGGTAATGGTTACTCAAAATAAGACACAAATGCGATCGCAGGTACATATCTTAGATAATCGTCTCATCATGCTCAACGCGCGCTCAACTTAAAGCCACTACTTGAATTATCTTGTAAGCAATACTACAATCTTCTTGTTAATACAAATAGGTGTCATTTAGTGATAAATATCTTATCAGTAGAAGAATATTGGCAAGTGCGTGAAGAAAGTATTAAAACAAATGACAAGCTGTTGTTAAATTATGATGTTTTTGATGAAATCGAGCAATGCGAAAATCAATTCTCTACAGACTTAGTTCATCGTCTTGAGCTACCCCAGGTCTAGATATGACAATAGGAAAACATATACACCATGCTGACTTAAATTATGTGAGTCCTCAGGACGAGGTACCCTATCCTTTGATCTCTAAATTCCATATTTCTGGAACTTATCGAACAATCAGCCCAGAAATTAAAGAAAATTCTGATGATTATATTGAGGGAATAGAAAAAAGTTACTTATTTTATCTACCAAATTTACACGAAATTCATCAAGTTTTAGCTGAAGAAGATTTACTTATCGTATCTATTTATATCGATATTGATGTGTTCAAAACATTCAGCCAAGGTTTTGAATTGTTACCCACTCCTTTGCAAGCATTAATTAATAAAAGTTCTCCACCTAGGTTTCATTATCCTGTTGGAGAAATCACGCCAGCAATGTTTAGGGTGTTGCAGCAAATTCTTAATCTGCCGTTTTAGGGAATGATGAAGTGGATGTATCTAGAAAGTCGAGTTCTCGAATTATTAGCGCAGCAATTAAATCAGTTTTTAGATCGCGAATACTCTGGTCGAACTGTGGCGAATTAACGCTACAAGTGTCGCACCCGTGAGTGTAATCGCAGTACCTTCATGCGAGACGATGTTTATCGCGGCTACTTGCCAGATGTTAAACAGCAGATTGCAGACATGGCTGTTAACGGCAGTGGTATCCGAGATACTGCCCGTGTGCTGAAGATTAGTCCCACAACTGTGATTGAAGCATTAAAAAAAGATCGTCCCATCGAACGCAAACATCTCACCTTGCCAACTCGGATTAAGCGGTTAGCTCGAAAAACGATTTGCTTGTCCAAGTCCATTTGGTTACATGATGTGGTCATTGGTCTAATTCATCAATCGCTATGAATTTGGCTTAGACATCTAAACTTGATCCACCAGTCTAGAACATAACCGGCGGCGATATAAATTCTTGTCTCGTGACAGAGATCTAGAGCCAATCATCAGCATCGAAACACTTAATAAGTACGATGCTGACATCTTATTTATCGTAAATCTTGTCA
This is a stretch of genomic DNA from Chroogloeocystis siderophila 5.2 s.c.1. It encodes these proteins:
- a CDS encoding 2-phosphosulfolactate phosphatase, with protein sequence MANNNGAIIFPSQWKNRSALDYALSVNAQLASHERIANGYSLSPFSLVNVFANTRLVLPSPNGATFTLAVQQQAQVLTGCLRNCEAVANFAQKHGKGISVIPAGKRWNDGSLRIAVEDMMSAGAIVNYLQGRFSAEVKATLAVFRV
- a CDS encoding IS1 family transposase; translation: MRDDVYRGYLPDVKQQIADMAVNGSGIRDTARVLKISPTTVIEALKKDRPIERKHLTLPTRIKRLARKTICLSKSIWLHDVVIGLIHQSL